The region GCGGCGGGTATAGACGTCGCGGGCGTTCTTGATCGCCATTTCGGCGTCTGCGGCATGTAGGCTGCCGACATGGCGGTGGCTCAGCCCGTGCTGGCCGCGGATGAAAATCTCCCACAACGGCCATTCGGTCGCCCGCGCCTTGCCGTGCGGGGCGGCTTCGGTGCCGTCGTATTCACTGGATTCAGGGCTGCTCATGTCGCTTACTCCGCTGCCATTTGTCTGCTGCGCTTTTTCTCGGCGTGGGCCAGAAGCCCCTCGCGCACCCAACGGCCTTCGTCCCAAGCCTTGTTGCGCGCCGCCAGCCGTTCGGTGTTGCAGGGGCCATTGCCCTTGAGCACCTGAAAGAACTCTTCCCAGTCCGGCTCGGCGAAATCGTAATGGCCGGTCTCTTCGTTGAACTTCAGGGTCTCGTCGGGGATGGTGAGGCCGAGGTATTCAGCCTGCGGCACCGTTTCGTCGACGAACTTTTGGCGCAGCTCGTCGTTGGTGTTCATCTTGATCTTCCAGGCCATCGACTGCGCGGAGTGGACCGAATCCTTGTCCGAGGGGCCGAACATCATCAGCGCCGGGAACCAGAAACGGTTAAGCGCATCCTGCGCCATCTTGCGCTGTGCTTCCGTGCCATTGGCCATCTTCATCATGATGTCGAAGCCCTGACGCTGGTGGAAGCTCTCTTCCTTGCAGATCCGCACCATGGCGCGGGCGTAGGGCCCGTAAGAAGTGCGCTGCAGCGGCACCTGGTTCATGATCGCGGCGCCGTCGACCAGCCAACCGACCGCGCCCATATCGGCCCATGTTAGGGTCGGGTAGTTGAAGATCGAGGAGTACTTCATCTTACCCGACAGCAGGTCGCGGGTCATCTGGTCGCGGGTCACCCCGAGCGTCTCGGCGGCGCAGTAGAGGTAGAGGCCGTGACCGGCCTCGTCCTGTACCTTGGCCAGAAGGATCGCCTTGCGCTCCAGCGTTGGCGCGCGGGTGATCCAGTTGCCTTCGGGCAATTGGCCCACGATCTCGCTATGTGCATGCTGTCCGATCTGGCGGATCAGGTTCTTGCGATACCCGTCGGGCATCCAGTCCTTGGGCTCGATCTTGCCGCCCGCGTCGATGCGCTCCTGAAAGGCGCGCTCGTCGGGGTCCATTTCGTCAAGGGTTTTGACGCCCTTGCCGGTGGATTTGATCATCTGTGCATACATCGGTCTGTTCCTTTCTCGGAAAGAAGTCTCAGCCTGCGTTTTCGAGGATCAGGGCGACGCCCTGACCCACGCCCACACACATGGTACATAGCGCGTATTTGCCGCCCGTCCGCTTGAGTTGCAGCGCCGCGGTCATCACCAGACGCGCGCCGGACATGCCCAAGGGGTGGCCGATGGCGATGGCACCGCCGTTGGCATTCACATGGGGTGCGTTGTCCGGCACGCCAAGGGCGCGCAGGGTGGCGAGGCCTTGGCTCGCGAAAGCCTCGTTGAGTTCGATCACATCCATCTGCTCAATGGTCAGGCCGGCGCGGTTCAGCACCTTGCGCACCGCCGGGATCGGGCCGATGCCCATGACGCGCGGCTCGACACCTGCGGCGGACATGGCGACGACGCGGGCGATGGGGGTGAGGCCGTGGTCTTTCACGCCGGCCTCCGAGGCCAGCAGCATCGCCGCAGCGCCGTCGTTGACGCCCGAGGCATTGCCTGCGGTGACGGTCAGGTCGGCGCCATTAATGCCGCGCAGCTTGCCGAGTTTTTCCAGCGTGGTGCCGGGGCGGGGGTGTTCGTCGCGGTCGACGATTACGTCGTCACCCTTGCGCTGTGGGATCGTGACGGGGGTAATTTCCTCGGCAAAGAGGCCCTTTTTATCCGCCTCAGTCCAGCGTTGCTGGCTGCGGGCGG is a window of Sulfitobacter sp. W027 DNA encoding:
- the pcaF gene encoding 3-oxoadipyl-CoA thiolase; translation: MQAFICDAQRTPIGRYGGALSSVRADDLAAIPLKALMERNPSVDWARVDDVIMGCANQAGEDNRNVARMAALLAGLPVDVPGATINRLCASGMDAVGVAARAIRAGDMDLAIAGGIESMSRAPFVMPKAETAFSRSNAVYDTTIGWRFVNPKMKAQFGVDSMPETADNVAADHDVSREDQDAFAARSQQRWTEADKKGLFAEEITPVTIPQRKGDDVIVDRDEHPRPGTTLEKLGKLRGINGADLTVTAGNASGVNDGAAAMLLASEAGVKDHGLTPIARVVAMSAAGVEPRVMGIGPIPAVRKVLNRAGLTIEQMDVIELNEAFASQGLATLRALGVPDNAPHVNANGGAIAIGHPLGMSGARLVMTAALQLKRTGGKYALCTMCVGVGQGVALILENAG
- the paaA gene encoding 1,2-phenylacetyl-CoA epoxidase subunit PaaA, with translation MYAQMIKSTGKGVKTLDEMDPDERAFQERIDAGGKIEPKDWMPDGYRKNLIRQIGQHAHSEIVGQLPEGNWITRAPTLERKAILLAKVQDEAGHGLYLYCAAETLGVTRDQMTRDLLSGKMKYSSIFNYPTLTWADMGAVGWLVDGAAIMNQVPLQRTSYGPYARAMVRICKEESFHQRQGFDIMMKMANGTEAQRKMAQDALNRFWFPALMMFGPSDKDSVHSAQSMAWKIKMNTNDELRQKFVDETVPQAEYLGLTIPDETLKFNEETGHYDFAEPDWEEFFQVLKGNGPCNTERLAARNKAWDEGRWVREGLLAHAEKKRSRQMAAE
- the paaB gene encoding 1,2-phenylacetyl-CoA epoxidase subunit PaaB; protein product: MSSPESSEYDGTEAAPHGKARATEWPLWEIFIRGQHGLSHRHVGSLHAADAEMAIKNARDVYTRRNEGVSIWAVEASAIAASSPEEKGALYEPANDKVYRHPTFYDIPDEVGAM